TTTCAAAAAGCAGCTCGATGAATCACGTGGGCAGGTGCTGGATCAGAGCGGCAAAAATGTGGAGCAAAAAATCCTCAGCGATCAGGTGGCGGCAGATCGGGAGATGTATCAAACCATCGTCAAACGGCTGAATCAGGCCGAAGTGACGGGTAACTTTAAGGACATCGGCGCACTGAGTTTGTCTGACATTGCCACTGCGCCGGATAAGCCTGTGAAGCCTAACAAACCCGTGGCAGCCGTGGCCAGCTTACTGGTCTTCGGCATGCTGTTCTTGGGCTTGCCAGTCACTTGGGGGTTGGTCGATGAGCATCTGCTCAAGTTTGTTCGTCAGGGAGGTTCCCCATCGGGAGTGATTCCCTCGATCAAACACGCTCCGACACGTCCGCTGGGGAAAGCGCCAGCCTCGTTTCCTCAGGTTCCGCTGCCACAGGCTCAGGCTCCAGTCCCCACTCCCATCGCAGGCCCTGCGGCAGTCCCGGCCGCCTCCCCTTTCATGGCCGCCCCGGCCCCTGCACCCGCACCGTCACCCCTGATGATGCAGGCGGCTAATCAAGCACCGGTCTTGGCCAAGCTCCCTTTGGTGGGGCAGGGGACACCGGAGGCTATGATCGGTCAACTCCTCCAACCGGAGCCCTATGGCGCTGCGGGTGCCCTGTCCCAGTTGACGACGACTCTGGAAGTGCAGGCTCTGAAGCGCAGCGGGCTCGGCGGAGTCATCCTCCTGACCAGTGCCGATGCCGGTGAGGGGAAGACCCTGGCTGCGGCGGCCCTGGCGGCCGCCTTCTGCCACCAAGGGCGGCGGGTTTTCATGATGGAGTGCAATGCAGTGGCACCTTCCCTGCACCAATGGTTCCCCCATTCGGCACGCCACAGCTCTTGGGCTCATGATCTGGAATCGCTGCGTTATGGACGGACCAATCTTTTCATTCTGCCAGCCCATGACCTCCCTGCTTATGCCACCAACGAATTGTTGGATGGTTATCGCTCCTGGATCGAACGTGCGAAGCAGCAGGTGGATTGGGTGATTCTGGATGGGGGTCCGATTCTGAAAAACTTTGCTGATGTGGCCCCGCTGGCTCCCTTGGCCACGGATGTGATTTTGGTCAATAACCCTGCCATTTCGAATACGGCCAAGCTGCGGGCAGCGATGAACCTCCTCCAACCGATGATGAGCAGCAGTGCCTTTCGGGGGATGATCGTCCACGGTGCTGCTTGAGTCTGGTGATCTGGGCAGTCCTGAAGCAGCAGGTGGCTGAAGAAATAATTATGGAAATTATTGCGAATTTCTTTATGTTAGACGCATGCCTTTCGGCCGCCTTTCCCATCACCTCAACCTGTGCTGCTTGGTCGTAGGGTTGGTGTTGATCCTTCCCCTAGAAGGCAGAGCGGTCGTGCTCTATGACACGGACAACGCCTTGACGAACACCACCGCGCCCTCAGGGATTTTGGCCGACAGTGGCTGGGCTTATCAGGGGCTGTATGGCAGCTATATGGGCACGATGATTGGCTCGCAGTATTTCATCACGGCGCAGCATATCGGGGTCTCAGGTAGCCCCACTTTCACCAGTGTGGCGGACAGCACGGTTTACAGCATCGATGCAGCGGCCAATGGCAACATCGGTTATTGGGATATCGCCGGGACGGACCTACGCATCTACAAGATCAATGAAAGCTTTTCCACCTACGCCCCGCTCTACACGGGCAGCAGTGAGGTGGGGATGGAAGTGGTGGTCTTTGGCCGAGGCGGCCCTAGGGGGGCTGAAGTGACGCTGGAAGGCGATCTCAAAGGCTGGCTTCACACCGGCTCAGATGGCGTGGTGCGCTGGGGGGAGAATGATGTGTCTGGCATCACCGCAGGGCCCTTCGGAGGGGATCTCTTGCGCATGAGCTTCGATCCGATGGGGGGACAAAATGAAGCCACGCTATCCGTGGGAGACTCCG
The sequence above is a segment of the Prosthecobacter debontii genome. Coding sequences within it:
- a CDS encoding exopolysaccharide transport family protein encodes the protein MSYQLTIDPKAPTGMPADARSLVPVAPAALGAPLGMPPSVDPSPYLSTPPPQFNESVISIADLVGYLKRFWLLGFLVGLPMAALIFYLLGMGPNIYEAEAKLRLRLQDTNVFNFSEMGRQSVTELSAPQLINNHLTELKSRKFMDYFYDRFDPQERDAFIQDELSTLGRKDQLFKLIGLYKPSKPAPPKDVFAGSLEEWVRVEPQKESHILRVLVRNRNPKLAAAIANSFATDYISFFGEQESGQTESERGYLQSKAVELKQRLEVSERKLAEYRKSENLMQENATQDIGGDKVRQFVTATTDAEIRLAKAKSDLQSIRNTQQAGRDLLEVRVVADNPDVAFNRKELEAAIAERKALEPLCGRRHPQMIALAGKIESAKSALDHATMAVVTMAENEVTGLERQIADFKKQLDESRGQVLDQSGKNVEQKILSDQVAADREMYQTIVKRLNQAEVTGNFKDIGALSLSDIATAPDKPVKPNKPVAAVASLLVFGMLFLGLPVTWGLVDEHLLKFVRQGGSPSGVIPSIKHAPTRPLGKAPASFPQVPLPQAQAPVPTPIAGPAAVPAASPFMAAPAPAPAPSPLMMQAANQAPVLAKLPLVGQGTPEAMIGQLLQPEPYGAAGALSQLTTTLEVQALKRSGLGGVILLTSADAGEGKTLAAAALAAAFCHQGRRVFMMECNAVAPSLHQWFPHSARHSSWAHDLESLRYGRTNLFILPAHDLPAYATNELLDGYRSWIERAKQQVDWVILDGGPILKNFADVAPLAPLATDVILVNNPAISNTAKLRAAMNLLQPMMSSSAFRGMIVHGAA